In the genome of cyanobacterium endosymbiont of Braarudosphaera bigelowii, one region contains:
- a CDS encoding sigma-70 family RNA polymerase sigma factor, whose product MSQAISAPGLFSQWQKYQSKVPPEKLSNYDLIILCQKGVNPDRGAFTELLNRYQSHVDRVLYHLAPDWQDRADLAQEVWIRVYRNVKRLNEPVKFRGWLSRIATNLFYDELRKRKRVRHPMSLDAPRRVDDGEIEWDIVSDYPSPDDNLATREFYDRLQAAIAGLPEAFRVAIVLREIEGLAYEEIAEMTEVSLGTVKSRIARARAKLQTVLQKYID is encoded by the coding sequence ATGAGTCAAGCAATTTCGGCACCTGGTCTGTTCAGCCAATGGCAAAAGTATCAATCTAAAGTGCCTCCAGAAAAGCTCTCCAATTATGATCTTATTATCTTATGTCAGAAAGGAGTTAATCCTGATAGAGGAGCATTTACCGAATTATTAAATCGCTACCAATCTCATGTTGACAGAGTTCTTTATCACTTAGCACCTGATTGGCAGGATCGTGCAGATCTTGCTCAAGAGGTTTGGATTCGTGTTTATAGAAATGTAAAAAGACTTAATGAACCAGTAAAATTTAGAGGATGGTTAAGTCGTATAGCAACAAACTTATTTTATGATGAACTCCGGAAACGTAAACGAGTTCGCCATCCTATGTCCCTAGACGCACCTAGAAGAGTAGATGATGGAGAAATAGAATGGGATATTGTTTCAGATTATCCAAGTCCTGACGACAATCTTGCGACTCGTGAATTTTACGACCGCTTACAAGCTGCAATTGCTGGCCTACCAGAGGCATTTCGTGTTGCAATAGTTCTTCGTGAAATAGAAGGCTTAGCCTATGAAGAAATTGCAGAAATGACAGAAGTTTCTTTAGGAACAGTTAAGTCAAGAATTGCGAGGGCTAGAGCAAAGCTTCAAACTGTTTTACAAAAATATATTGATTAA
- the dapF gene encoding diaminopimelate epimerase, with protein sequence MYFAKYQGLGNDFILIDNRSSSKLLLSSEQILKMCNRHFGIGADGIIFVLAGNEISDYGMRIFNSDGSEPEMCGNGIRCLVSFISTLEKFEKTSKTYKISTLAGIISAELQTKKQVKVEMGIPLLLNKQIPTTLKDKNNTVINYPLEIEKEIWPVTCINIGNPHCVTFIKNSDLIDLEKLGPLFEHHSVFPERINTEFVEVIRSNYLKMRVWERGAGATLACGTGACASVVAGVVAKKNDRICTVELPGGCLSIEWMEDNGKVYMTGSAEEVFTGQYTQ encoded by the coding sequence ATGTATTTTGCTAAATATCAAGGTTTAGGTAATGATTTTATTTTGATTGATAACAGAAGTAGTTCTAAGCTTCTATTATCTTCTGAACAAATATTGAAAATGTGTAATCGTCATTTTGGAATTGGGGCTGATGGAATTATTTTTGTTTTAGCTGGAAATGAAATTAGCGACTATGGTATGCGCATTTTTAATTCTGATGGCTCAGAGCCGGAAATGTGTGGTAATGGGATTCGTTGCTTAGTAAGTTTTATTAGTACTTTAGAAAAGTTTGAAAAGACTAGTAAAACTTATAAGATAAGTACATTGGCAGGTATTATAAGCGCTGAACTACAAACTAAAAAACAAGTAAAGGTAGAAATGGGAATTCCTCTACTTTTAAATAAACAAATTCCTACAACTTTAAAAGACAAGAACAACACAGTTATAAATTATCCATTAGAGATAGAAAAAGAAATTTGGCCGGTTACCTGTATTAATATCGGCAATCCTCATTGTGTTACTTTTATTAAAAATAGTGATTTGATTGATTTGGAGAAGTTGGGTCCATTATTTGAACATCACTCTGTTTTTCCAGAACGTATTAATACAGAGTTTGTTGAAGTTATACGTTCTAATTACTTAAAAATGCGAGTTTGGGAGAGAGGTGCAGGAGCTACTTTAGCTTGCGGAACAGGTGCTTGTGCATCAGTTGTTGCAGGAGTTGTGGCTAAAAAAAATGATCGAATATGTACTGTTGAATTACCTGGAGGATGTCTTTCTATTGAGTGGATGGAAGATAACGGTAAAGTATATATGACCGGAAGTGCAGAAGAAGTTTTTACAGGACAATATACTCAATAA